The Accipiter gentilis chromosome Z, bAccGen1.1, whole genome shotgun sequence DNA window ccaccgtgtccccaccgtgtgtgtcccccccacccgtgtgtcccccccccccgggcaggatATAAGACGAGGAGGCGTCGGGCCAGCTCGGCCGAGGGCACGACCCAGCCGTGCACCGTCAGCGTCATGTCCACCGTGTACTCGCCGCGGCGCAGCCGCCCGTCCAGGTCTGTGGGAGAAGCCACCGTCACCCATGGGTGTCaccgggggaagggggggtgggggcggcacgggccgtggggcagggagaggtgggatggggtgggggaggtACCCAGGGGATGGGGGACCTGGGGAATGGGGGACCCAGGGGATGCTGTGCCTGGGGGGAggtggcacccaggggagatggcacCCAGGGGACATGGCACCCAGGGGACGTGGCACCCAGGGGGACGTGGCACCAGGGGATGTGATACCCAGGGGAGATGGTACCCAGGGGAGATGGCACCCAGGGGACATGGCACCCAGGGGAGGTGGCACCCAGGGGACGTGATACCCAGGAGacatggcacccaggggagatggcacCCAGGGGACATGGCACCCAGGGGACGTGGCACCCAGGGGGACGTGGCACCAGGGGATGTGATACCCAGGGGAGATGGTACCCAGGGGAGATGGCACCCAGGGGACATGGCACCCAGGGGAGGTGGCACCCAGGGGACATGGCACCCAGGGGAggtggcacccaggggagatggtaCCCAGGTGACGTGATACCCAGGGGACATGGCACCCAGGGGAGGTGGCACCCAGGGGACATGGCACCCAGGGGAggtggcacccaggggagatggcacCCAGGGGACATGGCACCCAGGGGAGGTGGCACCCAGGGGGACGTGGCACCAGGGGATGTGATACCCAGGGGAGATGGTACCCAGGGGACGTGATACCCAGGGGACATGGCACCCAGGGGAggtggcacccaggggagatggcacCCAGGGGATGTGATACCCAGGAGACATGGCACCCAGGGGACATGATACCCAGGGGAGGTGGCACCTGGGGGAggtggcacccaggggagatggcacCCAGGGGACATGATACCCAGGAGACATGGCACCCAGGGGACATGGCACCCAGGGGAGGTGGCACCAGGGGATGTGATACCCAGTGGAGATGGTACCCAGGGGACGTGATAGCCAGGAGacatggcacccaggggagatggcacccaggggagatggtaCCCAGGGGATGTGATAGCCAGGACACGTGGCACCCAGGGGAtatggcacccaggggagatggcacccaggggagatggcacCCAGGGGGACGTGGCACCAGGGGATGTGATACCCAAGGGAGGTGTTACCCAGGGGATGTGATAGCCAGGACAcgtggcacccaggggagatggcacCCAGGGGATATGGCATCCAGGGGACATGATACCCAGGGGacatggcacccaggggagatggtaCCCAGGGGAGGTGGCACCAGGGGATGTGATAGCCAGGGGAGATGGTACCCAGGGGATGTGATAGCCAGGACACATGGCACCCAGGGGATATGGCACCCAGGGGACATGATACCCAGGGGacatggcacccaggggagatggcacccaggggaggTGGCACCAGGGGATGTGATAGCCAGGGGAGATGGTACCCAGGGGACGTGATAGCCAGGAGacatggcacccaggggagatggcacccaggggagatggtaCCCAGGGGATGTGATAGCCAGGACAcgtggcacccaggggagatggcacccaggggagatggcacccaggggagatggcacccaggggacatgatacccaggggagatggcacccaggggagatggcacCCAGGGGGACGTGGCACCAGGGGATGTGATACCCAAGGGAGATGTTACCCAGGGGATGTGATAGCCAGGACAcgtggcacccaggggagatggcacccaggggagatggcacCCAGGGGATATGGCATCCAGGGGACATGATACCCAGGGGacatggcacccaggggagatggtaCCCAGGGGAGGTGGCACCAGGGGATGTGATAGCCAGGGGAGATGGTACCCAGGGGATGTGATAGCCAGGACACATGGCACCCAGGACacatggcacccaggggagatggcacccaggggagatggcacCGACCGGGGCACCGCTGTGCCCGATCCCCCCGTCCCCTCACCGAAGGCGTCGAGGCAGCGCTCCAGCAGCTGGTCGAGGCTGCAGGCCTGcggcagctcccccagccccgcgctGGCCATGGCCCGGCTGATCTCCCGCGCCGTGGGGCACGTCAGACGCCGCCGGCACGGCCGCCTCGCCGTGGTCCCCCCGGGGGGCTTCCtgcggcaccccccagccccgctcagcCGGGACCCCCGGGCTGGCCACGGGGTGCCGTGGTGGGGTCTGACCCATAGCGTGGCTGTGGGGTCTGACCCACAGTGTGGCCGTGGGTCTCACCCCATTGCGTCCCCGTGGGTCTGGTCCCTGCGTGGGTCTGGCCCCACGGGTGTCCCCGTCcttgtccttccccccccccccccccactgcggCACTTCCCCTCCTGGCCCCTCTTGCCCAACGCTCTTCCGGGGGAGACCCGCAGGGACCCAGTTGGGGAGAAGGACTGGTCCCAGTTGGGGTACTGGGGGGCACCGCCTGCTCCCAGCTGGGGGGCAAGACTGgtcccagtttgggggggggcagggcagggcaggcagggctgcttgTGTCGGGGGACAGAGCCTGGTCCCCGCTTGGGAGGGGGATTGGTCCCAGTTGGGGAGCAGAACCGGTCCCAGTCGGGAGGCAGAACTGGTGCCAGttgagggggtggggggcgggcAGAGGAGGTCACAGGGAGGGGCACAGCCCGGTCCCAGTTTGGGGCGGGCTGAGACGGTGccaaaaagtgtgtgtgtgtgtatggggggggggggggggcacagccgggtcagggacggggatgggacgggacggggcgcACACCCACCTCTTGCTCTCCCTGGGGTCCATGGctgggggtgggttgggggggggggcgcacacacacgcagggccccccccggggccggccgggctgAGGCAGGAGGAACTCGTTAACGCGGGTGGGGGTGAAAAAGGAACTGCCGGGAGGGTGATGTCAGGCCGGACGGGGTGCGTGTCACCCACtgacggcgggggggggacacacacacgggggggggggggggacacaccccccccaccttcccccgctccccccaatGCCACTCCTGGGGGACCCTGTGGGGCACCCCACTGCCTGTCCTctgtggtgggggggggggtggtggtgcccGTATTTGGGGTCccctgtgccgggggggggggggtgtgtgtcccaGCGCTGGGGGGGCACCGCAATGCCTGGGGTGACCGCGCCGGAGGGCACCCCACGCCGTTGGGACCTGGTGTTGTGGGGCACCCCGACGCTGTGGGGTCCCCTCTTGCCGTgccggggtgtggggggggtccgggcagtgccccccccccccccctccttttcttaAAGGGCCAGACGCATGTCCACGCGCTGTGCCCCC harbors:
- the RASGRP4 gene encoding RAS guanyl-releasing protein 4, whose amino-acid sequence is MDPRESKRKPPGGTTARRPCRRRLTCPTAREISRAMASAGLGELPQACSLDQLLERCLDAFDLDGRLRRGEYTVDMTLTVHGWVVPSAELARRLLVLYPEAMRDGREERALRVCLFVR